Within Quercus lobata isolate SW786 chromosome 5, ValleyOak3.0 Primary Assembly, whole genome shotgun sequence, the genomic segment AAGGAGAGAAGCAGATAAATCATTTAAGGGGTGGATCAGCTTtagaaaggagaagaaaaagctGACAGGAAGAAGAGTTCAGCAgaactactttttctttttctattcttcGTGTCGTATTTAAACTCTCCACAATAAATGTAGCAAGAAGAACCTACTGCAAAGAGTTCAATATTAAGCCTGACTGAAACAATTCACATGAggtaattaaaaattagaatactTTTTATTTGTGAGTTATGCATGCATTTAGTGGCCTTTGATCCACCCTATTCTTACAAGGGGATGAGGAAACATTTAAGCTAAGGCTCATAGGCCTTAAAAATTAGAGGACTAGGTTAAAATCCTCCAAAAGATCATACCACGAATATGGAAATTGTCTTAGTTAATTCTTATTAAGGAAACAAAAGcaaattctaataaaataaaagctcaAACCACTCCAAGGGAAAAGGGGTGACACCAGCTATTGAAAATAACACAAGGATGAAGGGACATCCAGAAAAAGATGGGAGACAACGGCATCTGATTCTTATGGCTCTAAATAAACACAGCTAATGGTCAAACATGTGACCCAAGGGCCAACCTGAAATGAGTGGATGGATTCAAGACTATATACATTGAGGGCATAAAAACCCATCGATTCCATGGCCCTGTTTTCCATCTTAACTATAACCGATGTACTGACTTTTTTCCTCTACACATTGTTTATCTTGCAACAGCCTTTTAATAGTTTGGGTCATTCCTAGTGTTGTCACCCTCAGCAGAAGACCTAAAACATATTCTCTCAGCATTCACAAATGTAGACAccaagaaaatttgaaaaacaaccTCATCCACCAGTCACCCACTGCATATACTGCCTGCTATTCCCTTTCCATGTTTTAGATCATTAAGCTCAAACACAACGCACTACTACTCTTCGCCTGTTTACTTTCTTCTGATTCAAGTCCTGTAGCAAGGTCTTACATGTGGTGCAAGTTTTGGGCAGAAGGATACAACCGTACAACAAATTCCAAAGTCTTGGCACCTCAATACGAAAGCATGCAACTAGATTTTTCACTTCTCCAAGGCAGTGAGACTCAAAATTGCCATCAAAACTTACTGTACATTAACAACCATGACTATGTAGTTTTACTAACAACTCCAGAATTGCTGGAAATCACAAATGCACTATCAAATTAGCACGCTGTAATCCCTTACTTTGAAACCCAAAGCTTCACATCCCTAGAGAAGCAATACTCTCTAAAATGCTAATGAACTTTATTTTTCAAGCAATTATACCTAACACAAACACTAAAGCTCTCCAGAAATCGCTCAAACTCGcaaaccctagaaaaaaaaaaaaaaccacctcAATTCTCACTTCACAAAAGCAATGGAAACAAAAGCACAATTCATTTGCTAAAACCTAATTCCACAAACCCTAAATtccacaaaattttcaacaaccaaaaaatcaatttcacGTGGCAAAACGAAACCAGAAAAAGAAAACGCACCTGGTTGAGAATATAGCTCTTGCCCTGGCGAGCGCGACCGCAGACGGAGACGACGCCGACGGGACCCTTGACGAGTTGGAGCGCGGCGACGGCCTCCGGATCCATCCTGAACTTTCCTTTCTCATCGGAGTAAACGAGTCGGATCGGCCTCGCCGGACCGGTGACCGGCGACGCAGAAGGAGAGCGAGAAGGAGATGAGGAAGATTGAGGAGAAGTATCCGAAGAGGAATTGTCTCTTCCTCTGAAATACTTCAACATCGTTGCCTTTGATTTGGTTTGTTATAGTCTCTCtgatttgtttctttgctttgctttgctttgatTTCTTTCTGTTCTATATGTCTCACTGTTTCTtcgctttctttttctttttcttttcgggGTACTGAGACTGAGAGGAAAGGGGGGGTTCAAAATTTGGGGAGGGAAAGGAGTAGGTGATTTTGGCCTTTTGGGCTTTatactttaaactttaaagtgaACCTGAAAGCTGCAAATGGACAGTGAAGTTACGCTTATGTACCTGATTTGTTAGGGCGGTTGTTTGTCAAACGGAGGGGCTTTTTCGGCATTTGGATGCTATAGTTCTCTTAAGTTTTTAGTCAGAACGACAGCGTGGATATAAAGCTAGACTTAATAGCATGAAGTAATTTCTGTTGGAACTTTGAATattgttttcacatttttttttttggcatttttcagaaattgttctaaaaagaaaaaaaattgtttttcagtGTTTTTTCAATCTCAAAACTTCTTTGGCACTTGTTTTTAATTGCGATTTATTTTAGTTCTCAATCTTTAAtgccatttttaaaaaattaggtaaaatatcatttttgtccttaaaattttacaaaagtttgttttttgtctATAAACTTTCAAAAGTTTATGTTTTCTTCATAAACTTTGTAAAATGTTCTACTTATTATCCTACAATCTATGTATGTTAGTTTATGTTCAGTGCAGCATAACGAAGTGTTGACATGGTATCTAACTTGGAATAAGAACACTAGTATCCAAGGAtgcaaataatgcaaaaaaatgtcTATTTTGCATCCTCAAAcaccactttatctattttaccaactcaTTTTACAACTCTCCCTACATccctgtttttatttttacatgcaacttaataaaataatataaactacataataaaataaaataaaaaaagtaatcctctctctctttcctctagTCTCTTTCTCTTCACCCACCACTACAAACACCACACCCCAACCACAAATATAGCCAACCACCATACCCACCCTCCGCCACAACCAAAACCAACCTCCATTGCCACCACAATCACAATCTCAATCAGTCCAAAAAtcattatcataaaaaaaattaaaaattaaaaattaaaaattaaaaaaaaactaagctaCCACAGCACAGTAGCCACCTGTGAAGCACAGACGCGGCACCAAAGGTGCCACACCCGCGTTGGACGCGGCGCGACGCAGCGACGCGCAAGGGACGTCGCTGCCTGCGCGTCCGGCCATGCCATGccatgtggcttttttttttttagctaactTGCGTCGACGGGACTCCGACTCGGGCCGATTCGTGCTGAATCGGGCCAACTCGAGCCGTATTGGCCGATTTAggccgaaattcaaaaaaaaaaaaaagaagggtgcAAAACACACCATTTGAACTTAATATTAAACCCTACTTCAACTCACTTCACACAAACACACCAAACTTCAGCTCTCTacctctctctcactctgtCACTCGTCTCTCACTCTCTGTGTGCTCTCTGCCTCTATTCTGCTCGTTGTGAGACACTCAGCCAGTGCCAAGTCAGTCACTTGACTTGACTCACTTCAGCTCATTCTTTCTTCAACTCTCTTTCACGCATTCTTAACTCAGGTATTGATATAAAGCTTTCAATCTTAGTTTGAtctttgatttgtgatttgtgatttgtgaatctTAGTTTTCAATCTtagttttatttagttaatagttattacttattactcATTGTGAATCTGTGAACTTGGgtatgatttattattaatttatttagttaatacttaatagttattatttgtaggttaaatTGAATCTGTTGAATTTGCAATGGATGAAGTTACTAGCACAGAAACTTCATCTCAAGaagtgccaaatgctaaatgtCCTCTTTGGCAGTATGTGACTAAAGTAGAAAAACCACCTAGTGCTACTGTTAAAAAAGGTGGAAACACATACTTTAAGTACAACTATTGTGATGTAGTTTATTTGGGATCCTATTCTAGGGTTAAggctcatttattaaaaaatcttaataaaggTATTAAAGCATGCCCTAATGTGACACCGAGCCATAGGCTGGAAATGCAGCGAATGCATGATCAAGTTGAGAATGATAAGTTAAAGAAAGAACAGAGAAGTCGAATTCCCTTACCCCCACCTCTCCCAGGCCGTGGGCCTATACCTATTTCCCCATTTCAGAGACAGGAAGGGAGTGATAGTACAAATTCGGTTGATGATAAGAGGAGGAAGGTGACTGGGATTTCTCCTATTGAGAAAGCATTCCAGGATAATGCTAAACATGAATTGGATAGTAGAATTGCTAGGATGTTTTACACCAGTGGGCTTCCATTTAAGTTTGCAAGGAACCCATATTATCGTAATTCCTATGCATATGCTACTACCCATAGCATTCCAGGTTATGTTCCTCCTGGATACAATACCTTAAAAACAACACTTTTGCAAAAAGAAATAGCTCATGTTGAAAGACTCTTGAAACCAATTAAAGACTTTTGGCTTGAAAATGGTGTAAGTATAGTTTTTTATGGATGGTCAAATCCACAAAGGAGGcctcttattaatattatgacTGTATCAGATGGGGGTCCAGTGTTTATAAAGGCAATTGATGAGTCAGGTGAATTCAAAAACAAACATTATATTGTTAAGGTGTTGAAGGATACTATAAAAGAGATTGGGCATGAAAAAGTTGTCCAAGTCATCACtgataatgctaatgtgatgaaGTCTGCTGGAGCTCTTGTTGAAGGTGAGtatcctaaaatattttggacaccCTGTGTTGTCCACACTCTCAATCTAGCTTTGAAGAATATTTATGTaacaaaaaacactaaaaagaaTGAAGTTACATATGAGGAATGTGGTTAGATTACACGTATTGCTGATGATGCATCCTTCATACGTGTTTTTATTATGAACCATTCAATGAGGTTGGcaatgtttaatgaattttgtcCATTAAAACTGCTCCAAGTTGCTGATACTAGATTTACTTCGATTGTTGTAATGCTACAAAGATTGAAATTGATAAAAAGATGCCTTCAAGTTATGACTATTAGTGAGCAATGGGCTTCTTATAGGGAGGATGATGTTGGAAAAGCTCAAAAGGTGAAAGATATGATTCTAAGTGATCTTTGGTGGGATAAAGTTGATTATATCCTTGAATTCATAGCACCTATTTATGATATGCTACGAGTAGCCGACACAAATAAGCCTTGTCTTCATCTTGTGTATGAGATGTGGGATTCAATGATAGAGAAGGTGAAGGTAGCAATATATCGGCACGAAGGCTTAGAAGATGTTGAGTATAACTCATTTTGGAGTGTGGTGTATGATATACTTATTGATCGATGGACTAAAAATTGTACACTATTACATTGCTTGGCTCATTCCTTAAATCCTAAGTAAGtacatttattttctattttccttagtTCCCCCTTCTAGTAAAACACACATTTcatctatatttgttttttaatctttaactaGGTATTACTCCATTGAATGGCTTTTGGAGAATCCAAAACGCATCTCTCCACATCGAGATCATGAAATTTCTATGGAAAGGAGCAAGTGTTTGGATTGATACTTTGAAGATGAGAATGAATTAAAGGTGGTGAAGTTTGAGTTTGCTGCATTTTCAGGAGGGAGGTTTCCTTCACCAGATGCCTTGACAGATAGGTGGGCCTTACTCCCTTTGGTTTGGTGGCAATACCATGGCTCCGCATTTCCAACTCTTCAATCCCTTGCCTTTAAACTTCTTGAACAACCTTGTTCATCCTCATGTGCTGAGAGGAATTGGAGCACatacaaattcattcattccttaaaaagaaacaaaatggctCCTGCACGTGCTGAAGATTTGGTATATGTGCATTCTAATCTTCGACTCTTGTCAAGGCGCAATGAGGAGTACGTAAATACAGTAACAAAGATATGGGATATTGCAAGAGACTCTTGGAATGAGAGTGACATACATGGAGGAGCTAGAATTCTTGAAAATGCAGCCCTTACACTTAATGAGCCAAAGTTGAAGGCCATGGTTATTGGGAATGCTAGCACTAGTGTTACTACTAGTGAAAGTGAAGTTCGAAGTGAAGCTATTGatcttgatgatgatgatgttggtGTTTGATCATCTTCTTGATTGTCTTgttgattatcttttattttgttttagtttcaaacttgtgAGTTGTATTCCAATTTCCGAACATCATggaatgttttagtttcaatcttgtgggttgtatttaatttatgaacatcatgttttagttattatctactattgctcttaaatttggtatatgtttgtataatgtgaaaaagtatgcttagcaatatattaaaaatataaatataaatatttttaataattttttaatcgccgagtcccgccTCACCCGCACCCAAGTCTCGAAACGCAGCCGTGCTTCATAGGTAGCCACCACCCTCACCCAAGCacagcaaccaccaccaccaccaccattgccAATTAcatacccacaaacccaaataaaaaaggagcaaaaaccaaatcaaatccataacccacaaccaccaaccATAAAAAACacagcaaccaccaccactgcaATCTACCACCAAACAGACTGGACTCCACCACCTAATgacccaccaaaacccaaacccactcAACCCACATCCCATAGCCCCACGCCCACCAAGACTCACCATAGTCCCACGACTCCACAACCCCACGGCCACCAACAACCCCCATCTAAAGCTCGCCCACCCCCTTAAACCAATCTAAACCAACCAAAATCTTAAGTGAGAGAGGCAGTCACCGTGAGAGGAAGAagcaaaaaagaatagaaatcTTGAGTGAGAGAGGCAATTATTGtgagaggaagaaggaaaaaagaaaagaaaaagaggaagagagtctAAAAGTcatgagaggaagagagggagtGTGAGTGATGGGAGGCAATTATAAAGAGAGGGAAGTAGTAGATATTtaggaataaataatatatatatatatatatatatattttacatccTGTGTGAACAGTTGGTTCTATTTATGAGAACCAATTGTTCatagaatgtaaaaaaatttacatccCCACCCCCGGATGTGGgccttttttttgttattagttgctaaaatagcaactgGGGGTCTTTACACCCCcaaatgctaatgctctaaaccattttacttttaaaaaaataaacacgtGACTCACAATGATTCACACACTTGAACACCAtcttttaaaaggaaaaaaaatccctcactcccttttttttccttttttttttagagagatttaGTTAACATTGTAGACACCCCGTTTTGCAACTCTCCTTTAACCTCATTTGCATTGCACCATACATCCCGTTACATATCATATCACAAGGAAAATCAATAATTTCGattgtttgatttctattttgattgcataataaaaatcttgaaattataacaatcaaaacaacaatTCATGAGCCTTAATCGTAAAattggattgaaagatatcaaagaaacaaattttaacaGTAAAGTGCACTTACATGAATTAGGTCCCAACCATATGTGGTTATGAACACTTAATTATTATTGGTCTATTTTTAGTccaatttaaattaaatgagGTGTCATAATGTTATTGGTTGAGGATGTAGTTTATGATAAGGTTGCATATATCTAATTCAATATGAAGACAAAGTATTAATTAATTCCAAGCAAAATTggttagttaaataattaattaattaattaatcatattTGGAATTGATTTGTTGAACTTGAGAATCAAGGAATTCTAAAAAAGAACGTGAACTGAAAACAAAAGAACGTgaactgaaaagaaaaatatttgggaagGATCTAAACCAAGTGCAACACTTGGACTAGAAACTCCCAAATTCTTCCATTTTTTAGTCTGTCTTGCTCCCCACTCAATTTGATCTTGCACTTCACATTTTGCTTATGAAAGACTAAATTTCTCTCAATCCCACATTACCCAAAAACTCATCCTTAACCCCCCAACATCCTATATAAATACCCATCTCCAATATTAGTTCAAAACACATcagatttcaaatccaaaaccaaaatttcaaaaaaaaaaaaaaaaaacctgaaatttctctctctcccactGTCCCTATTTTATAGTTAGTAGTAGGAAggtatttttggtgttttggtccTTGTGGTCTCAACTCACTAGAAGGGGTAACTTGTTTCTCTTGGTTTCAAGCTGTCAATTTCCTATTAACAAATCCCCTCCTAGAGAAGTTTTCTTGCTTGGAGTTCTCAGAAGTATTGGTGCATGTAAATTAGGTTTctaaaccttttctttttattatgcCAAATTATTTTAGATTCAagcatgttttatttttcaagttcTTCGCATATTCTTGATTGTTAGCATGTTAGATCTAGGGTGTTTCTAGCCTTTGaatgttttagggtttttcaaATCAAATAGATATGCTCTTAGATTAGGATTTATCACACATCACACACATTCACCATATCTTTTAATTTCAATTCTTCTTATCTATCTTTTCATGCTTAGAATATGGTTTCATCATGCTTTTGAATGCTTATTTCAATCTTTGCAATCATATGTTTCTAGGTGATATAAACTAATTGAATGATGTGATATAATCATTGGCTACCAAAGTCTAGAATACCAATTTCACCAAGCAAGATGGGTTTCACATGCTAGGGTTTCTTTTGTATTTGGCTCTCTTGCTTTAGGATGATAAGGATGTTGTTTGGGATAAAGATGTCATGTTGTATgcatagatgtatgctagtgtgcgTGTGTGAGTATAAATGAAAGTGTTGAACATGATTTTAATAAGGTTAAgacgtaagacacaatgatgggagaCAAACCTTAGGGTTAGGCGATCttgggtgcctaataccttTCCAAGAGCGTACCTAAACTCTAaacccatactctggtagtaagatcaaaggcCTTCCTTGAAAGGACGCTATATTCATGGTCCTAGACCATATAACTTGGTGGcgactccccccccccccccccccccccggtgcCCATAAAGAGGTTCAGTATTATCAACCAAATGAGTTCATGAGAAGCTCTCTTATCCCAATGGTTtgccacccaaaaaaaaaaacatatggtTTTCGTTGATAAAGAGATCAATCCTATCATACTGGCAGAGGCTAATGACCAGACCTGCCCATCACAATGAGTCTATCAATTTAGAGCTATCGTAGGCTTGGGAACCcacatatagagagagagagagcttggaGATTACATCCATGCAAAAGATCCTTCTTTCACGTTTTTAGCCGAGAAATGACAGATGATGCATGGCTAGATCAAGTGTTATGtaattttgatattaaaattaaatggtCTGCTCCCAATGGCAATCGGGGAGgcaatttggttttgttgtggATGGAAAGTATTTGAATCGCGGTTGAAGACTCATTGAAGTATTGCATTGATGTACTTGTTAAGAAGAATACTCCGTAGGAATGGCACTTCACAAGTTTCTTTGGTGAACCAATCACTGCCAAAAGACATGAGGCGTGGACCAAGCTTTGAACCCTTATTGATAAACCACTCATTCCTTTCGGAGGTACCACTTGTGCGCATAAACAAGTGCAATCTTTTTGGGATGTTCTTGATGAATGTGGATTTATGGACTTGGGTTTCACTGGTCCTAAATTCACATGGAGTAAGCATTATGTTAAAGGCCACTCAATTTAGGAGAGGCTCAACCGTGGGTTAACTACCAACTCTTAATTCTTGAGAAACCCAGACATTCAGGTTTACCATCTACCTTGCCTTTCCTTAGATCATTGCCTTTTTCTTATTAATCCAACAGGCATTGAAGCACCAACTTGCATGAAACCTTTCCAATTTGAGGAGATGTGGCTATCAGATAGTAGGTGTGGAGAGGTGGATGAAGCAACTTGGAGGTCATGTGTCTCATTGGATTCAAACAAGGAAATTCCTGGAAACATAGACAAGTGCAGCAAGGACTTATCATGGTGGAATCACAATGATTTTGGAAATTTCcatagagaattaaaaaagaaaaatgaaaaaaagagggagatgCAAATTGAGAAGGAAGTCGTGGCCTTGAGGAGTGGCAGCAACATCCACATCAAAGAATTGAAACTTGAGATCAATGTATTATTAGACCGACAAAATAGAATGTGGAATCAACGATCTCACCTTCTCTAGCTGAAAAATGGAGATGGCAACACTTTTCCATAGTCGAGCTTCTTATAGGTTTCGGAAAAATGTGATTATGGGGATAACTGACCACCATGGACATTGGAGAGAAGATCTGAATGATGAGTTCtcctcaatttttatttagtgCTTTTCACCACGTCAAACTTGATTCTACACCAAGGAGTTCTAGACTAGATTCCTCAAGTGATTTCAGATGATATGAACCAATAGTTGATCTGCAAATTTGAGGAGTGGGAAGTAGTACAAGCTTTGAAACAAATGTCACCAATGAAGGCTCCTAGACCTGATGGAATGCCTCCTTTGTTCTTccaacatttttggcctatgATTGAGGGTGATGTTACTCAATCGGTACTATCTTGGTTGAACTTAAGTACTCTCCCACACCTAGTGAATCATACCTTTATCACCCTCgtccaaaaaaagtaaaatcctaagtttgtgtCAGAATATCGCCCTATTAGTTTATGCAACGTTCTctacaaaattttctcaaaagtaCTAGCTAATAGGCTCAAACAATTcctcaattttgttaaaactgaGTGTCAATCTACTTTTTCCAAAGGTCGCCTTATAACTGATAATATCTTGATAGCTTTTGAAACACTACATTGCATGAAAATCTATAATTCTGGCTCAAATGGCTTTATGCCTTTGAAACTCGACATGAGAAAGCCTATGACAGGGTTGAATGGGTTTTCTTGGAAAATTTGATAGggaaaatgggtttttgtgaaCGATGGATTTGGCTTATTATGGTGTGTGTGAGAACTGTCACCTGCTTAATACTAGTTGACGGGGAGTTGAAAGACTTAATCCATCCCTCAAGGGGCCTTAGACAAGGAGACCCACTTTCtccttttctcttcctcttatGCATTGAGGGTTTACATGGCCTCATTAAAAAGGCAACAAGCAATGGAGACATTACTGGGTTCAGGTTGTATAAAAGAGGAcctaaacttttgtttttttgcaaaAGATAGCCTTCTTTTTTGTAAGGCCACCTCCACAGAATGTAGCAAGGTAATGGACCTTTTATCCTTGTATGAAGAAGTATTTGGCCAAAAAGTTAATAGGGAGAAGACGGCtatattttttagcaaatcTATAACAAAAGCAAGTAGACAGATTATTAAAGGAATTTTGGGAGTTTGTGAAATCCATCactacaaaaaatatttggaattgCCATCTTTGactggaaaaggaaaaaaagcaaGTTTTAGTTATATCAAGGAGAGAGTATGGAGGAAACTGCAAggttaggggggggggggggggggcaagcTCCTTTCTCAAGTTGGAAGAGAGGTGCTCATCAAGGTAGTTATCCAACCAATCCCAACTTATGCGATGAGATGCTTCAAATTCCCTTTGGGGTTGTGCAATGAAATTGAAGTGCTAATAAAGAAGTTTTGGTAGGGACAACATGGGGATAAGCGGAAGATTCGTTGGctaaaatgggatgagataacCAAGTCCAAAAGTGAGGGTGGTATGGGTTTTTGTAACTTAGCTTTGCACAATGAATCTCTCTTAGCCAAGCAAGCTTGGCATTTATTACAGGATAGAAGCTCCCTATATTTGCAAAGTATTTAAATCCCGATTCTTCCTAGATTGTACTACCATGGAGGCTTTTGAATCAAGGCACGGCTCATATGCTTGAAAAAGCATACTCAATGTTCATGATGTCATTAACCGTGGAGCTTGTTGGAGAATAGGTAATGGGCAAAAAGTTCAGATTTGGCAACACACATGGTTGCCTATCAAGCACCCAACCCGTGTGTCCTTGCTTGTTTTGGAGGGACGGGAGGAAGCTACAGTGGACATATTGATTGATGCTCACTTATAGACATGGAACAATGAAATGATTGGTGGCTTGTTTGTTCCCTATGAAGCCGAGCTCGTCAAGAAGATCCCATTATCAAGACACCACACTGAAGATGCTCTGTTTTGGCCGTGGACTCAAAATGGAAAATACTCCTGCAAATTTGGATACAGGTCCTTGAAGCATGAGGCTGATGGGGGAGTGGAGGAAATGCAAGCTGACGAGAAAAAATTCTGGCATAGTATCTGGGATTCGTGAATtcctaacaaaataaaaattttcttatggTGAACTTGTCACAATTCAATTcccacaaaaacaaatttgatgAGATGACATATTACGGACAATCCATTGTGTGAATGATGCTTGTGAGAAGAGGAGAGTCCTATCCATGCATTGTGATCATGCAACGGTCTCGATTCGGTATGGTTGTCTTCGGAGTGAAGTTTTCGTCCAAACATCGGGAA encodes:
- the LOC115990511 gene encoding uncharacterized protein LOC115990511 — its product is MDEVTSTETSSQEVPNAKCPLWQYVTKVEKPPSATVKKGGNTYFKYNYCDVVYLGSYSRVKAHLLKNLNKGIKACPNVTPSHRLEMQRMHDQVENDKLKKEQRSRIPLPPPLPGRGPIPISPFQRQEGSDSTNSVDDKRRKVTGISPIEKAFQDNAKHELDSRIARMFYTSGLPFKFARNPYYRNSYAYATTHSIPGYVPPGYNTLKTTLLQKEIAHVERLLKPIKDFWLENGVSIVFYGWSNPQRRPLINIMTVSDGGPVFIKAIDESGEFKNKHYIVKVLKDTIKEIGHEKVVQVITDNANVMKSAGALVEVADTRFTSIVVMLQRLKLIKRCLQVMTISEQWASYREDDVGKAQKVKDMILSDLWWDKVDYILEFIAPIYDMLRVADTNKPCLHLVYEMWDSMIEKVKVAIYRHEGLEDVEYNSFWSVVYDILIDRWTKNCTLLHCLAHSLNPKYYSIEWLLENPKRISPHRDHEISMERSKCLD